From Camelus dromedarius isolate mCamDro1 chromosome 23, mCamDro1.pat, whole genome shotgun sequence, a single genomic window includes:
- the FCRLA gene encoding Fc receptor-like A isoform X1, translated as MKLGCVLTAGAFCFSPAMLWAAQMLLAGCHAVASLEALQCEGPVSTQESSCHMDDDLPGPGEVDFQVKGYTFSEPFHLVVSYDWLILQSPIRPIFEGDPLVLRCQAWQDWPLTQVTFYRDGSALGSPGPKKEFSIAVVQKADSGHYHCSATFSSPGPGSPETASPVAITVQELFPAPVLRATPSAVPQEGSPVTLSCQTELPLQRSATRLLFSFYKDSRTVRSRGPSSEFQIPTASEAHSGSYWCEAATEDNQIWKQSPKVEIRVQGPSSSAASPTMKPAPQKPAAPETTSTEPPGPLPPLSTPSSKDKGFSSCLQVPDPHLYHQMGVLLKEMQDLRVLLGHLVMEMRNLSGHLKPETTKGAAKYE; from the exons ATGAAGCTCGGCTGCGTCCTCACGGCTGGGgccttctgcttctctcctgcAATGCTCTGGGCAGCCCAGATGCTACTGG CTGGATGTCATGCTG TGGCCAGTTTGGAGGCACTCCAGTGTGAAGGACCTGTCAGCACCCAGGAGAGCAGCTGCCACATGGACGATGACCTGCCGGGCCCAGGGGAAGTTGACTTCCAGGTCAAGGGCTACACTTTCAGTGAACCCTTCCATCTGGTTGTATCCTATG ACTGGCTGATCCTTCAAAGTCCAATCAGGCCCATATTTGAAGGAGACCCACTGGTTCTACGCTGCCAAGCCTGGCAAGACTGGCCACTGACCCAGGTTACCTTCTACCGGGACGGCTCAGCCCTGGGTTCCCCTGGACCCAAGAAAGAATTCTCTATTGCGGTGGTACAAAAGGCAGACAGCGGGCACTACCACTGCAGTGCTACCTTCAGTAGTCCTGGTCCTGGGAGCCCAGAAACAGCATCTCCTGTGGCTATCACAGTTCAAG aacTGTTTCCAGCCCCAGTTCTCAGAGCTACACCCTCAGCAGTGCCCCAAGAGGGAAGCCCAGTGACCCTGAGCTGTCAGACAGAGCTGCCCCTGCAGAGGTCAGCCACCcgcctcctcttctccttctacAAAGACAGCAGGACAGTGCGCAGCAGGGGCCCCTCCTCGGAATTCCAGATCCCCACAGCTTCAGAAGCCCACTCAGGGTCTTACTGGTGTGAAGCAGCCACTGAGGACAACCAAATTTGGAAGCAGAGCCCCAAGGTTGAGATCAGGGTTCAGG GTCCTTCCAGCTCTGCTGCATCCCCCACCATGAAGCCAGCTCCTCAGAAACCAGCTGCTCCAGAAACTACTTCTACAGAGCCCCCTGGACCTCTGCCTCCACTGTCTACCCCTTCTTCTAAGGATAAAGGCTTCTCCTCTTGTCTGCAGGTGCCAGACCCCCATCTGTATCACCAGATGGGAGTTCTCCTCAAAGAAATGCAGGATTTGAGGGTTCTTCTTGGTCACCTGGTCATGGAGATGAGGAACTTGTCTGGCCACTTGAAGCCTGAGACCACAAAGGGTGCtgccaaatatgaataa
- the FCRLA gene encoding Fc receptor-like A isoform X2, whose product MKLGCVLTAGAFCFSPAMLWAAQMLLVASLEALQCEGPVSTQESSCHMDDDLPGPGEVDFQVKGYTFSEPFHLVVSYDWLILQSPIRPIFEGDPLVLRCQAWQDWPLTQVTFYRDGSALGSPGPKKEFSIAVVQKADSGHYHCSATFSSPGPGSPETASPVAITVQELFPAPVLRATPSAVPQEGSPVTLSCQTELPLQRSATRLLFSFYKDSRTVRSRGPSSEFQIPTASEAHSGSYWCEAATEDNQIWKQSPKVEIRVQGPSSSAASPTMKPAPQKPAAPETTSTEPPGPLPPLSTPSSKDKGFSSCLQVPDPHLYHQMGVLLKEMQDLRVLLGHLVMEMRNLSGHLKPETTKGAAKYE is encoded by the exons ATGAAGCTCGGCTGCGTCCTCACGGCTGGGgccttctgcttctctcctgcAATGCTCTGGGCAGCCCAGATGCTACTGG TGGCCAGTTTGGAGGCACTCCAGTGTGAAGGACCTGTCAGCACCCAGGAGAGCAGCTGCCACATGGACGATGACCTGCCGGGCCCAGGGGAAGTTGACTTCCAGGTCAAGGGCTACACTTTCAGTGAACCCTTCCATCTGGTTGTATCCTATG ACTGGCTGATCCTTCAAAGTCCAATCAGGCCCATATTTGAAGGAGACCCACTGGTTCTACGCTGCCAAGCCTGGCAAGACTGGCCACTGACCCAGGTTACCTTCTACCGGGACGGCTCAGCCCTGGGTTCCCCTGGACCCAAGAAAGAATTCTCTATTGCGGTGGTACAAAAGGCAGACAGCGGGCACTACCACTGCAGTGCTACCTTCAGTAGTCCTGGTCCTGGGAGCCCAGAAACAGCATCTCCTGTGGCTATCACAGTTCAAG aacTGTTTCCAGCCCCAGTTCTCAGAGCTACACCCTCAGCAGTGCCCCAAGAGGGAAGCCCAGTGACCCTGAGCTGTCAGACAGAGCTGCCCCTGCAGAGGTCAGCCACCcgcctcctcttctccttctacAAAGACAGCAGGACAGTGCGCAGCAGGGGCCCCTCCTCGGAATTCCAGATCCCCACAGCTTCAGAAGCCCACTCAGGGTCTTACTGGTGTGAAGCAGCCACTGAGGACAACCAAATTTGGAAGCAGAGCCCCAAGGTTGAGATCAGGGTTCAGG GTCCTTCCAGCTCTGCTGCATCCCCCACCATGAAGCCAGCTCCTCAGAAACCAGCTGCTCCAGAAACTACTTCTACAGAGCCCCCTGGACCTCTGCCTCCACTGTCTACCCCTTCTTCTAAGGATAAAGGCTTCTCCTCTTGTCTGCAGGTGCCAGACCCCCATCTGTATCACCAGATGGGAGTTCTCCTCAAAGAAATGCAGGATTTGAGGGTTCTTCTTGGTCACCTGGTCATGGAGATGAGGAACTTGTCTGGCCACTTGAAGCCTGAGACCACAAAGGGTGCtgccaaatatgaataa